In a single window of the Acipenser ruthenus chromosome 8, fAciRut3.2 maternal haplotype, whole genome shotgun sequence genome:
- the LOC117406972 gene encoding tumor necrosis factor ligand superfamily member 11-like, translating to MGSTARMEKIQPRFDSVPITESTSRCFIVRVVLIMGLLQIASSVALLMYFSHQIAQVSSKGSLQNNTQCLNESQWKAIQDLLAKNKQESLPPVADALIDPRKKFRVAERPNCKTKKDRKHSVLPPEKPSAHLPIRADKNFIQNTTVPTMIYWDSSNGLAHIHNMSYSDGKIKVNQEGLYYVYAKTCFRHNLEVSEELRAVENGIQLLQYVYHTKHTRQHENLLLMKSGSVKHWNKHVKFRFYCIHQGGLFPLKSGDDLFVKVSYASLLDPTQEASYLGAFKLSNLE from the exons ATGGGAAGCACTGCCAGAATGGAGAAAATCCAGCCGCGCTTTGATTCAGTCCCGATTACGGAGTCGACATCCAGGTGTTTCATTGTCCGTGTTGTGCTCATTATGGGTCTGCTTCAGATCGCATCGAGCGTTGCGCTTCTCATGTACTTCTCACACCAGATTGCACAG GTATCATCGAAAGGTTCCTTGCAGAATAATACACAATGCTTGAATGAATCTCAATGGAAAGCAATACAAGATTTGCTGGCAAAGAACAAACAAGAG AGTTTGCCTCCTGTTGCAGATGCTCTTATAGATCCCCGAAAAAAATTCAGAGTAGCTGAACGTCCAAACTGTAAAACAAAGAAGGATCGAAAGCATTCTGTGCTTCCTCCTGAGAAACCTTCAGCACACCTACCTATACGAGCTGACAAAAACTTCATTCAAA aCACCACTGTACCAACCATGATATACTGGGACTCAAGCAACGGCTTGGCACATATACATAATATGAGCTATTCGGATGGAAAGATCAAAGTCAACCAAGAAGGACTCTACTACGTGTATGCCAAGACATGTTTCAGACATAATCTGGAAGTATCCGAGGAGCTCCGAGCTGTGGAGAACGGGATTCAGTTACTGCAGTACGTTTACCATACAAAACATACGCGGCAACACGAAAATCTGCTTCTCATGAAGAGTGGGAGTGTCAAGCACTGGAACAAACATGTCAAATTCAGATTCTATTGCATACACCAAGGAGGGCTCTTCCCATTAAAGTCTGGGGACGACCTGTTTGTTAAAGTGTCCTATGCATCATTACTGGATCCAACACAAGAGGCTAGCTATTTAGGAGCTTTTAAACTGAGCAATTTGGAATAA